A single window of Gossypium arboreum isolate Shixiya-1 chromosome 13, ASM2569848v2, whole genome shotgun sequence DNA harbors:
- the LOC108461523 gene encoding F-box/kelch-repeat protein At1g16250: MESAQEALLPGLPDDLALRCLARLSHGYHGALESVSNRWKDLVRSPEYANYKANQGWCGDWLFVVTERSNNQWIAYDREADRWHPLPKIPTDHDGLQHFGFSCVCVHNRLLVIGGSHAPRDTAYPRQTPVITNAVIQFDPYKKQWTRLSSMQTPRSHFACCVMSGKVYVAGGRNLSYPRGLSLAEVYDPLSDRWEDMPEMPNPQMDCLGISYKGKFHVLSDQVGLAEQNPSEIFDPSNKTWCTVNDIWPFSRAMQFAVQVMGDDQVYTVVDWGESLVKTRDSLRGEWYNVGAVPPVHLPDHSRELEAFGYGFAALRHELYVLGGKVLKWEDSGAGRFDVVRLAGVRVCDPLRRPLNWREIRPMCSPAGGSILGCASMEEKYTP, from the exons AT GGAATCTGCTCAAGAAGCTCTTCTTCCTGGATTGCCGGATGATTTGGCTTTGAGATGTCTAGCCAGGTTGTCACATGGTTACCATGGGGCGCTTGAATCTGTCTCAAACAGGTGGAAAGATTTGGTTCGCAGCCCCGAGTATGCGAATTATAAAGCTAACCAAGGATGGTGTGGGGATTGGTTATTTGTTGTGACCGAACGTTCCAACAATCAATGGATTGCCTATGATCGTGAAGCCGATAGATGGCATCCTTTGCCAAAGATTCCAACTGACCATGATGGCTTACAGCATTTTGGATTTTCATGTGTGTGTGTCCACAATAGGCTCCTTGTGATCGGTGGCTCCCATGCTCCACGTGATACTGCTTATCCGCGTCAAACCCCTGTGATAACAAATGCTGTTATACAGTTTGATCCTTATAAGAAACAGTGGACCAGATTATCGAGTATGCAAACACCAAGATCTCACTTTGCATGCTGTGTTATGTCAGGGAAAGTTTATGTCGCTGGTGGGCGCAACTTATCTTATCCCCGAGGGCTTTCTCTTGCTGAAGTTTATGATCCGCTAAGTGATCG GTGGGAGGATATGCCAGAAATGCCGAACCCACAAATGGACTGCCTAGGTATATCATATAAAGGCAAATTTCATGTTTTGAGTGACCAGGTAGGCTTGGCAGAGCAGAACCCATCCGAAATTTTCGATCCATCAAATAAAACATGGTGCACAGTCAATGACATATGGCCTTTTTCGAGGGCAATGCAATTTGCAGTTCAAGTGATGGGGGATGATCAAGTTTATACCGTGGTGGATTGGGGGGAGAGCTTAGTTAAAACTAGAGATTCTTTAAGAGGAGAGTGGTACAATGTTGGTGCTGTTCCTCCGGTTCATCTTCCTGATCACTCTCGAGAACTTGAGGCCTTTGGTTACGGTTTTGCTGCACTAAGACATGAATTATATGTTCTTGGAGGAAAGGTTCTCAAGTGGGAAGATTCAGGGGCTGGGAGGTTTGATGTGGTGAGGTTAGCTGGGGTGAGAGTTTGTGATCCGTTACGGAGGCCATTAAACTGGAGGGAAATCCGGCCAATGTGTAGTCCAGCTGGTGGTTCGATCCTAGGCTGTGCCTCCATGGAGGAAAAATACACTCCTTGA
- the LOC108462618 gene encoding uncharacterized protein LOC108462618: MEPSGENEEKAKSVETEEKKVEDKEEEKEKEKDKEVKEKEEKEKEKKKDKEVKGDEEKEKEKEKKKKKKKDKDGKEKEKKKKKKKDKEVEEGEEGKSEEKKKKKRRKKKKNKGSSSSSSSSSSSSSSSSSSSSSSSSSSSDSDSDKKKKRKEKKKKKQEKEDDKELKEDEHKEKKDDETKEKKKKKKKDKDHEEGEGKGKVKDLSKLNQMLERTNKRLEILIARKADIEMRIKEAEEKKCSEAVAAAAAATATAKAAVEEQITEATL, encoded by the coding sequence ATGGAGCCGAGCGGTGAGAATGAAGAGAAGGCGAAATCGGTAGAGACAGAAGAGAAGAAGGTCGAGGACAAAGAAGAGGAGAAGGAGAAGGAGAAGGATAAAGAGGTTAAGGAAAAAGAAGAGAaggagaaggaaaagaaaaaggataAAGAGGTTAAGGGAGACgaagagaaagagaaagagaaagaaaagaaaaagaagaagaagaaagacaaAGATGggaaagagaaagagaaaaagaaaaagaagaaaaaggataAAGAGGTAGAAGAAGGTGAAGAAGGAAAATccgaagagaaaaaaaagaagaagaggagaaagaagaagaagaataaaggTTCTTCTTCCTCATCGTCGTCATCGTCGTCATCGTCATCTTCTTCTTCCTCGTCATCATCTTCATCTTCTTCGTCGTCTTCTGACTCGGATTcagataagaaaaagaaaagaaaagagaaaaagaaaaagaagcaagAGAAGGAAGACGATAAAGAGCTGAAAGAAGATGAACACAAAGAGAAGAAAGATGACGAgacaaaagagaaaaagaagaaaaagaagaaggatAAAGATCATGAAGAAGGTGAGGGAAAAGGCAAAGTCAAAGATCTTAGCAAGCTAAATCAAATGCTAGAGAGAACTAATAAGAGATTAGAAATCCTTATTGCAAGAAAGGCCGACATCGAAATGCGGATTAAAGAAGCCGAGGAGAAAAAGTGCAGTGAAGCTGTTGCTGCTGCAGCTGCAGCCACAGCCACAGCCAAAGCTGCAGTCGAGGAACAGATCACCGAAGCCACACTCTGA